In the genome of Hyphomonas sp. Mor2, one region contains:
- a CDS encoding RluA family pseudouridine synthase — protein sequence MTHVPKPYDPPPPEALTTLYVDDWIVVCDKPSGLLSVPGRGPEKVVCASSVLGARHEDVRIVHRLDMDTSGVMVFARSKDAQRHLSMQFERRSVSKQYEALIAGQPEARSGTVNAAIAKYSLNRPLRHLDPAGREAVTHWRVVEPVGPDTRVTLTPETGRSHQLRLHMASLGHPILGDVFYGDPHTHERLCLHAQSLAFRHPDTGAELRFESPAPF from the coding sequence ATGACACACGTTCCGAAACCATATGATCCGCCGCCGCCGGAGGCGCTGACCACGCTTTATGTCGACGACTGGATCGTGGTCTGCGACAAGCCGAGCGGACTGCTGAGCGTACCAGGACGAGGTCCGGAAAAAGTGGTCTGCGCCAGCAGTGTTTTAGGCGCGCGGCATGAGGATGTCCGGATCGTGCATCGTCTCGATATGGACACGTCAGGCGTGATGGTCTTCGCGCGATCGAAGGACGCCCAGCGCCATCTCTCCATGCAGTTCGAGCGGCGCTCCGTCTCCAAGCAGTATGAAGCGCTGATCGCGGGGCAACCCGAAGCACGATCAGGCACCGTCAATGCCGCAATCGCCAAGTATTCGCTGAATCGACCCTTGCGGCATCTCGATCCAGCCGGACGGGAAGCGGTTACGCATTGGCGGGTGGTCGAGCCGGTCGGGCCAGATACACGCGTGACCCTGACGCCAGAGACGGGCCGCTCCCACCAGCTTCGCCTGCATATGGCCAGCCTCGGGCATCCGATCCTGGGCGATGTTTTTTACGGTGATCCACACACGCATGAGCGACTGTGCCTTCACGCACAGTCGCTGGCTTTTCGCCACCCTGACACGGGGGCCGAGTTACGGTTCGAGTCTCCAGCGCCGTTTTGA
- the pstA gene encoding phosphate ABC transporter permease PstA — translation MTEPTPAIESVQDIRMRRRNQAERRFKLYGQLAIGIAISFLAVLLISIGLRATSAFSNHVLILDLPPAEFSDPASLDVTDLNLAVRAELLSTFPELADDRIERADLYALSPRLAVLPVLRSLQSRDSAPQAPVLARLAMSDDVDLYLKGEIRRHETHLVGPAGRLAQLSTGAYRLSDAGQDNFIAFQDHLAARSAPGQDILISLSGALFELVDTAGASLILTHLAGPVPALGEQESRPVNAIFLNSDSANRLLSNRQVAILILMQDAGMIEKRFNTSLFTNADSTYPELAGAAAAIIGSLFTMLVTAIFAIPVGIFAAIYLEEFAPKSRLTSAIEVNINNLAAVPSIIFGLLGAAVFLNTFGLPRSIPLVGGLVLGLLVLPTIIIASRAALRSVPPSMREAALGLGASRSQAVFHHVLPLAAPGILTGAIIAMARALGETAPLLLIGMVAFVSDVPTSPSDEATVLPVLIYKWFSGSERAWEPMTAAIILILLTILIAMNLIAVLLRRRFERRW, via the coding sequence ATGACTGAGCCGACACCCGCCATCGAGTCCGTTCAGGACATACGCATGCGTCGGCGCAATCAAGCCGAGCGACGCTTCAAGCTGTACGGACAGCTGGCCATTGGCATCGCCATCTCATTCCTGGCCGTCCTGTTGATCTCGATCGGGTTGCGCGCCACTTCGGCCTTTTCAAATCATGTGCTGATCCTGGACTTGCCGCCGGCCGAGTTCTCCGACCCTGCGAGCCTGGATGTCACGGACCTCAATCTTGCCGTCCGGGCAGAACTGCTTTCGACTTTCCCGGAGCTCGCAGACGATCGCATCGAGCGGGCAGACCTTTACGCCTTGTCACCACGGCTGGCTGTTCTGCCGGTTCTTCGCAGCCTGCAATCCCGAGACTCTGCCCCGCAAGCTCCCGTGCTGGCTAGACTGGCCATGTCGGATGATGTTGATCTGTATCTGAAAGGCGAGATCCGACGGCACGAAACACATCTGGTCGGGCCTGCCGGACGCCTGGCACAATTGTCGACCGGTGCCTATCGGTTGAGCGATGCGGGTCAGGACAATTTCATCGCCTTTCAGGATCATCTGGCCGCGCGCAGCGCGCCGGGGCAGGACATCCTGATCTCATTGTCAGGCGCCTTGTTTGAACTGGTCGATACGGCCGGCGCCTCGCTGATCCTCACCCATCTCGCCGGACCCGTCCCCGCGCTTGGAGAACAGGAATCGCGGCCTGTAAATGCGATCTTTCTCAACAGCGACAGTGCCAATCGCCTGCTCAGCAATCGTCAGGTGGCGATTCTGATTCTGATGCAGGATGCAGGGATGATCGAGAAGCGGTTTAACACCTCGCTATTCACCAATGCCGACAGCACTTATCCGGAACTGGCCGGGGCAGCGGCGGCGATTATCGGCTCGTTGTTCACCATGCTCGTCACGGCGATCTTTGCCATTCCGGTGGGCATCTTCGCGGCCATCTATCTTGAGGAGTTTGCCCCAAAATCGAGACTGACCAGCGCGATTGAAGTGAACATCAACAATCTCGCCGCGGTGCCATCCATCATCTTTGGACTGCTGGGGGCGGCTGTGTTCCTCAACACGTTCGGCCTGCCGCGTTCGATCCCGCTCGTCGGCGGACTTGTTCTGGGTCTGCTGGTGCTGCCGACCATCATCATCGCGTCACGCGCGGCGCTGCGATCGGTGCCTCCTTCGATGAGAGAAGCCGCCCTCGGCCTTGGCGCTTCCCGCTCGCAAGCCGTCTTCCATCATGTTCTGCCGCTCGCAGCACCGGGTATCCTGACCGGGGCCATTATCGCCATGGCCAGGGCTCTGGGCGAAACGGCGCCGCTTCTGTTGATCGGCATGGTCGCCTTCGTCAGCGATGTCCCGACCTCGCCAAGTGACGAGGCGACGGTGCTGCCGGTTTTGATCTATAAATGGTTCTCAGGATCGGAGCGGGCCTGGGAACCGATGACCGCCGCGATCATTCTGATCCTGCTGACGATTTTGATCGCCATGAATCTCATCGCTGTGTTACTGCGGCGTCGATTCGAGCGGAGATGGTAG
- a CDS encoding efflux transporter outer membrane subunit, whose protein sequence is MKQAGLAFGVLALSACSTVPSLPSVGGDPFVVFPVAPDAPETWAISGVAGEVPEANWLAQFNDDTLNDLVNEALAANPSIRSQFYAVEATRAQARSTYGRTLPNVSASASAGGTSNYIAVTDSRTDNSTFGIGADLSWEFDLWGRLRASIDAAEADLIASEADLASARLALAAQTASAWFDLNEALAQERVAVQTYEARTRALELTERRFSRGLATALDVRTARTTQASAEASIAGRRQASGNASRRLEILLGRYPSSELDALAELPSLEPISAAASPVLLLSRRPDIAAAEARVAAAGLRAEQARLAMLPALRLTGSVSTTETDLADALDPSRVAARLIASLTAPIFNGGALDADRDAAVARARAAVETYAATTLTAWREVEDALAADSLLAQQENAQVRALEEARLAEELATRQYTNGLVSIFNLIDSQTRRLNAESNVIAARSARASNRVSFHLALGGGLPVAEPAAPTSASVNSPEEAVLP, encoded by the coding sequence ATGAAGCAGGCAGGTCTCGCATTTGGTGTTCTCGCGCTCAGCGCGTGCTCAACCGTGCCAAGTCTCCCAAGTGTCGGTGGAGATCCCTTCGTCGTGTTTCCCGTAGCGCCGGATGCCCCTGAGACCTGGGCGATTTCCGGAGTCGCTGGAGAAGTGCCCGAAGCCAATTGGTTGGCGCAGTTCAATGATGACACGCTGAACGACCTCGTAAATGAAGCATTGGCGGCCAATCCTTCCATTCGTTCACAATTCTACGCCGTCGAAGCGACGCGCGCGCAGGCCCGCAGCACCTATGGGCGAACCCTGCCCAATGTTTCGGCTTCTGCGTCGGCAGGCGGGACGAGCAACTATATCGCCGTCACCGACTCGCGCACCGATAACTCAACCTTTGGCATTGGCGCGGATCTGAGCTGGGAATTCGACCTGTGGGGTCGCCTTCGTGCCAGCATCGATGCGGCAGAAGCGGATCTGATTGCCAGCGAAGCGGATCTTGCTTCAGCCAGACTCGCATTGGCGGCCCAGACCGCGTCCGCCTGGTTTGACCTCAACGAAGCGCTGGCTCAGGAGCGTGTCGCGGTTCAGACCTATGAAGCCCGGACGCGCGCATTGGAATTGACCGAGCGCCGCTTTTCGCGCGGCCTCGCCACCGCACTGGATGTGCGCACAGCGCGCACCACGCAAGCCTCGGCCGAGGCCTCCATCGCAGGGCGTCGGCAGGCCAGTGGCAATGCGTCGCGACGCCTGGAGATTTTGCTCGGGCGATATCCTTCTTCCGAGCTTGATGCCCTCGCCGAATTGCCATCGCTGGAGCCGATTTCAGCAGCAGCAAGTCCGGTATTGCTGCTCTCACGCCGGCCGGACATTGCCGCGGCAGAGGCACGGGTTGCCGCTGCGGGTCTTCGGGCCGAGCAAGCGCGCCTTGCCATGTTGCCCGCCCTGCGCCTGACCGGATCGGTATCGACCACGGAAACCGATCTTGCCGATGCACTGGATCCAAGCCGCGTTGCAGCGCGCTTGATTGCCAGTCTGACAGCGCCGATCTTCAATGGCGGGGCTTTGGATGCGGACCGCGATGCAGCGGTCGCGCGTGCGCGTGCGGCGGTTGAGACCTATGCTGCAACCACGCTGACCGCTTGGCGAGAAGTGGAAGATGCACTGGCCGCCGATTCCCTGCTGGCGCAACAGGAGAATGCGCAAGTCCGCGCCCTTGAAGAAGCGCGCCTGGCTGAGGAATTGGCGACGCGTCAGTATACCAATGGCCTGGTGTCGATCTTTAACCTGATCGATTCCCAGACGCGGCGTCTGAATGCGGAAAGCAATGTCATTGCAGCCCGCTCAGCGCGCGCATCAAATCGAGTAAGTTTTCATCTTGCTCTCGGAGGTGGATTGCCTGTGGCAGAGCCCGCAGCCCCGACCTCCGCGAGCGTAAATAGCCCGGAAGAGGCAGTCCTCCCATGA
- the pstC gene encoding phosphate ABC transporter permease subunit PstC, translating into MLQTIGHLPIGWLLIAPLAAAGFFAFSFGRTEVSALPIGSTIGARLHSQPNYHGYFLAFCTILPAALIFLAYLVFAENYVRESLRSELPGYLLSRGPEQVDLFVQRVADYASQRTINDTGNILFDASVDRYAILKGESRLIAIALAIVAALGGFFLGRRPLNRSFPARSYVEQTITALLFVCAAIAIFTTIGIVFSLVYETVRFFSLPDGPGILEFLFGTDWNAQTGQNFGAVPLFFGTLMIALLAMCVAVPVGLFSAIYLSEYASPRFRSWVKPILELLAGIPTVVYGFFAATLIAPLVRSFALWLNGLPFTPDNFLAAQPTNALAAGLVMGVMIIPFVSSLSDDVINAVPQPLRDGALAVGATQSETIKQVVLPAAFPGIVAAVLLAVSRAIGETMIVVMAAGGRALITLDPTSDITTVTYQIVSLLTGDTAFDSARTISAFALGFALFGITLVFNVIALRVVKRYREAYD; encoded by the coding sequence ATGCTGCAGACTATTGGACATCTCCCGATCGGGTGGCTGTTGATCGCGCCATTGGCTGCGGCAGGGTTCTTTGCATTCTCATTTGGCCGCACGGAAGTCAGTGCCTTGCCGATCGGCTCGACGATCGGTGCGCGTCTACACTCGCAGCCCAATTACCATGGTTACTTCCTGGCCTTTTGCACGATCTTGCCTGCCGCCCTGATCTTCCTCGCCTATCTGGTCTTTGCAGAGAATTATGTGCGCGAGAGTCTGCGCAGCGAGCTACCGGGTTATCTTTTGTCGCGAGGCCCGGAACAGGTGGATTTGTTCGTTCAACGCGTGGCCGACTATGCCAGCCAACGCACGATCAATGACACAGGAAACATCCTGTTTGATGCCAGTGTCGATCGCTATGCCATTCTGAAAGGTGAGTCCCGCCTGATCGCCATTGCGCTCGCAATTGTCGCCGCACTGGGCGGGTTTTTCCTGGGGCGCAGACCCCTCAATCGAAGTTTCCCGGCGCGGTCCTATGTCGAGCAGACGATCACGGCCTTGCTGTTTGTGTGTGCCGCGATCGCAATCTTCACGACGATCGGTATCGTCTTCTCTCTCGTCTACGAGACGGTCCGTTTCTTCAGTCTGCCCGATGGGCCAGGCATATTGGAATTCCTGTTCGGCACCGACTGGAATGCACAAACCGGTCAGAATTTTGGCGCCGTCCCGCTCTTCTTCGGCACGTTGATGATCGCTCTGCTCGCCATGTGCGTCGCGGTGCCGGTGGGACTGTTTTCAGCCATCTATCTGTCCGAATATGCCAGCCCGCGTTTTCGATCCTGGGTCAAGCCGATCCTTGAATTGCTCGCCGGTATTCCAACCGTGGTGTACGGGTTCTTTGCCGCCACATTGATCGCTCCGCTGGTCCGCAGCTTTGCCCTTTGGTTGAACGGATTGCCGTTCACACCCGATAATTTCCTGGCGGCGCAGCCCACCAATGCGCTGGCGGCCGGTCTGGTCATGGGGGTGATGATCATCCCGTTCGTCAGTTCCCTCTCCGACGACGTGATCAACGCCGTGCCTCAACCGCTTCGAGACGGTGCGCTCGCGGTCGGGGCGACGCAGTCCGAGACGATCAAGCAGGTGGTATTGCCGGCCGCGTTTCCGGGCATCGTCGCCGCTGTGCTGCTGGCCGTGTCGCGCGCGATCGGTGAAACAATGATTGTCGTCATGGCCGCTGGCGGGCGCGCGCTGATCACGCTGGACCCGACCTCGGACATTACCACCGTGACCTATCAGATTGTTTCCCTCCTGACCGGCGATACTGCCTTTGACAGCGCCAGGACGATCTCTGCGTTCGCGCTTGGCTTTGCCCTGTTCGGGATCACGCTGGTTTTCAATGTCATCGCGCTGCGCGTGGTCAAACGGTATCGGGAAGCCTATGACTGA
- a CDS encoding efflux RND transporter periplasmic adaptor subunit, with product MSRFISILLTVLALAGMGAAAIVTIGVLTPEPEQADEKFSGLSVFAERVGREDLNFTVNAQGEVRPQREIVVAPQIAGRIAFVSPDFIDGGFIRRGQVLVRLETADYQLAVVRAQSGVASAEQRLAREVAEAEIARQDLVNLGITDSSPLARREPQLAEAQAALESAKAQLADAELALNRTAVVAPFDGRVREENVDVGQFASPGQSLGRVFATDVVEVALPITDEQLGQLGLPLAFAESANVRGPSVTFSAPVAGVDRQWTGRVTRSSAAVNSRTRLINVIAELNDPYGAGADNGAPMAPGLFVSAEIDGTRIEDLLVAPRSSVRGGNNIFIGDPEAGELRIHPIDLVYSSADGAWFRSDDIAVGDLAIVSPIRGSNDGMSITILERLEDGVIRNHNDEAKAAAEGEERNNDIGGATEVVASAGDGGQ from the coding sequence ATGAGCCGTTTCATATCTATTCTTTTAACCGTCCTGGCCCTCGCGGGCATGGGCGCAGCCGCTATTGTCACCATCGGGGTGCTGACCCCGGAACCGGAGCAGGCGGATGAGAAATTCTCCGGACTTTCCGTCTTCGCCGAACGCGTCGGGCGGGAAGATCTGAACTTCACGGTCAATGCGCAGGGTGAGGTCAGACCACAACGGGAAATTGTTGTGGCGCCGCAGATTGCTGGACGGATCGCATTTGTGTCACCCGACTTTATTGATGGCGGCTTCATTCGCCGCGGACAGGTGCTCGTGCGCCTCGAGACTGCGGACTATCAACTCGCTGTGGTGCGGGCGCAATCCGGCGTTGCCAGTGCCGAGCAGCGTCTGGCGCGCGAAGTCGCTGAAGCCGAAATTGCCCGCCAGGACCTGGTAAATCTCGGGATTACCGACTCCAGTCCCTTGGCCCGGCGGGAACCACAACTCGCGGAAGCCCAGGCCGCGCTGGAATCTGCGAAAGCGCAACTCGCCGATGCCGAACTCGCATTGAACCGCACGGCTGTGGTCGCTCCATTTGACGGTCGCGTACGGGAAGAGAATGTCGATGTCGGCCAGTTTGCGTCGCCAGGTCAGTCGCTCGGCCGCGTCTTCGCGACCGATGTGGTTGAAGTGGCGCTGCCCATCACAGACGAACAGTTGGGACAACTCGGCTTGCCCCTGGCCTTTGCGGAATCCGCGAATGTGCGCGGGCCAAGCGTCACCTTCTCCGCGCCGGTCGCCGGCGTTGACCGCCAATGGACCGGACGGGTCACCCGGTCGTCAGCCGCGGTCAATTCACGCACGAGATTGATCAATGTGATTGCCGAGCTCAACGATCCTTACGGCGCGGGCGCCGACAACGGGGCTCCGATGGCGCCAGGTCTGTTCGTCTCGGCAGAGATCGATGGCACCCGGATCGAGGACCTCCTTGTCGCTCCGCGCTCTTCGGTTCGCGGAGGTAACAATATCTTTATTGGCGATCCGGAAGCCGGCGAGTTACGGATCCATCCGATCGATCTGGTCTACAGTTCCGCTGATGGGGCCTGGTTCAGAAGCGACGATATCGCGGTCGGCGATCTGGCGATTGTCAGCCCCATTCGCGGATCAAATGATGGCATGAGCATCACGATTCTCGAGCGCCTCGAGGATGGGGTGATCAGAAACCATAATGACGAAGCCAAGGCTGCGGCTGAAGGTGAAGAGCGCAACAATGATATCGGCGGAGCGACGGAAGTCGTCGCCTCGGCCGGGGATGGAGGCCAGTAA
- a CDS encoding ATP-binding protein: MSQDDGQFQPDPPRRIRDFLVLTIGAVAVLSLLYVTGAVGLVEWITGAIVMSTGALAFFVGSAPSTRKAAEQTAPQPDMSAPARPAENAVEPFVLALPLPALLIAPDGSVETANIHARNLFRIDTTTRPFPSAMLRQPDLLAGADRVAQNGAEERIEFTQHGEAEVWMAHIRAGLEPGSVIMVFEDLTAVRRAERARADFLANASHELRTPLTAIGGFIETMRGPAKDDKDAWDGFLEIMGQQTERMQRLVADLLSLSRIEFSEHRAPKTQVDIVDLTRKTSLALTHLAEDAGIKLHFDGPQNRVGVIADSDEIAQVIQNLASNAIKYARKEGEVQILMGEAPTMGDAAAACSRQSADAKRAVLLQPYASTEVPAVWVRVTDNGEGISEQHLPRLGERFYRVDESRGGKIEGTGLGLAIVKHIMARHRGGLAVESVEGAGTAFGIWMPRLPDDTRSETI, translated from the coding sequence ATGTCACAAGATGATGGACAATTCCAACCGGATCCACCGCGTCGCATACGCGACTTCCTGGTGCTGACCATTGGTGCCGTGGCGGTGCTGAGCCTGCTCTATGTCACAGGCGCCGTTGGACTGGTGGAGTGGATCACCGGAGCGATCGTCATGTCGACGGGGGCGCTCGCTTTTTTTGTCGGTTCAGCCCCGAGCACGCGCAAAGCTGCCGAACAAACCGCGCCGCAACCCGATATGAGCGCCCCGGCACGTCCTGCTGAGAATGCAGTTGAGCCCTTCGTGCTGGCTCTGCCCCTGCCTGCGCTTTTGATTGCGCCGGACGGATCGGTTGAAACGGCCAATATTCACGCAAGAAACCTGTTCCGGATCGATACGACGACACGGCCTTTTCCAAGCGCAATGCTACGCCAACCCGACTTGCTGGCCGGCGCTGATCGTGTGGCCCAGAACGGCGCTGAAGAGCGGATCGAGTTCACCCAGCATGGCGAGGCCGAAGTCTGGATGGCGCATATTCGCGCTGGCCTGGAACCCGGCTCGGTCATCATGGTGTTCGAGGACCTGACCGCCGTGCGGCGGGCGGAACGCGCGCGGGCCGACTTCCTCGCCAATGCCAGCCATGAGCTGCGCACGCCTTTGACGGCGATTGGCGGCTTTATCGAGACCATGCGAGGCCCAGCCAAGGATGACAAGGATGCCTGGGATGGGTTTCTCGAGATCATGGGCCAGCAGACCGAACGCATGCAGCGCCTTGTCGCCGATCTGTTGTCCCTGTCGCGGATCGAATTCAGCGAACACCGCGCGCCAAAGACCCAGGTCGACATTGTGGATCTCACCCGCAAGACCAGTCTTGCCCTGACGCACCTTGCCGAAGACGCGGGCATCAAGCTCCACTTTGATGGGCCGCAGAACCGGGTCGGCGTGATTGCCGACAGCGACGAGATCGCGCAAGTGATCCAGAACCTGGCCAGCAATGCGATCAAGTATGCGCGCAAAGAGGGTGAGGTACAGATCCTGATGGGCGAAGCGCCCACCATGGGCGACGCCGCCGCCGCCTGCAGCCGCCAATCTGCCGACGCCAAACGAGCAGTCCTGCTGCAACCGTATGCGTCCACTGAAGTGCCTGCCGTCTGGGTCCGCGTCACAGACAATGGTGAGGGCATTTCCGAACAACACCTGCCGCGTCTCGGGGAGCGTTTCTACCGCGTCGATGAAAGCCGCGGCGGCAAGATTGAGGGCACCGGCCTGGGTCTCGCCATCGTCAAACATATCATGGCCCGGCACCGCGGGGGGCTGGCTGTCGAGAGCGTCGAGGGCGCAGGCACCGCCTTTGGAATCTGGATGCCGCGATTGCCGGATGACACACGTTCCGAAACCATATGA